The following coding sequences lie in one Zingiber officinale cultivar Zhangliang chromosome 2B, Zo_v1.1, whole genome shotgun sequence genomic window:
- the LOC122048435 gene encoding uncharacterized protein LOC122048435, whose amino-acid sequence MPMPSLEAVRASDSSPLSSLLVVAALRAFNRGKSWLEEEKGLGRTLSPFLQGSMGGKRKFCGTTMVDIIVKRVIRSSRDLGQSSMPGQQSLHEEGRQTQPQTQLEVQPQPPPPPQPQPPPPPRPQPQ is encoded by the exons CTGATTCTTCTCCTCTATCTTCACTTCTTGTTGTGGCCGCTTTAAGAGCTTTTAATCGCGGAAAATCTTGGCTGGAGGAAGAAAAGGGCTTGGGAAGGACACTCTCACCCTTTTTACAAG GGAGCATGGGAGGAAAAAGAAAGTTTTGTGGCACTACAATGGTTGACATTATTGTGAAGAGGGTTATCAGATCATCAAGGGATCTTGGACAAAGTTCGATGCCCGGGCAACAATCACTACATGAAGAAGGAAGGCAAACACAGCCTCAAACACAGCTAGAGGTTCAGccacagccaccaccaccaccacaaccACAGCCGCCACCACCTCCACGACCACAACCACAATAG